From a single Miscanthus floridulus cultivar M001 chromosome 8, ASM1932011v1, whole genome shotgun sequence genomic region:
- the LOC136469933 gene encoding uncharacterized mitochondrial protein AtMg00810-like: protein MANAKPIKTPMPTNGHLDLDKDGKAVDQKVYHSMIGSLLYLCASSPNIMLSVCMCARFQANPKECHLMAVKRILRYLVHTPNFGLWYPKGSIFNLLGYSDSDYAGSKVERKSTSGTCQFLGRSLVSWSSKKQNLVALSTTEAEYVVAGACCAQLLWMKQTLNDYGWFGSGDRYGDTIQIENVMKAEDIVFAYERRDLADGKTVGLKSFYYAMNNLFREIINPNGGDSTSLRKYAKNLLARMDPGSDALSVSRFIWAELSDSLDDARNDLLYAPYIMYIIERVSGIEFKKDVEHRPYRLTQW, encoded by the exons atggcaaacgccaaacccatcaagacacctatgccaacaAATGGGCACTTAGACTTGGATAAAGATGGGAAAGCTGTTGACCAAaaggtatatcattccatgatTGGCTCcctactttacttatgtgcatctagcccaaatattatgcttagtgtatgcatgtgtgctagatttcaagctaacccaaaagagtgccatcttatggccgttaagagaatcttgagatatttagtacacactcctaactttggcttgtggtatcctaagggctccattttcaatctacttgggtattcagattccgattacgccggttccaaagtagaaagaaaaagtacatcagggacatgtcaattccttggacggtccctagtgtcttggagctctaagaagcaaaatttggtagccctttccaccactgAAGCTGAGTACGTGGTGGCCGGtgcttgctgtgcccaactactttggatgaagcaaaccctcAATGATTATGGAT GGTTTGGGAGTGGAGATAGATATGGAGACACCATTCAGATAGAGAATGTCATGAAAGCTGAGGATATTGTATTTGCATATGAGAGGAGAGATCTAGCTGATGGGAAAACAGTAGGGCTAAAGTCTTTCTACTATGCCATGAACAACCTTTTTAGAGAGATAATCAACCCAAACGGTGGTGACTCAACTTCACTGAGGAAGTATGCAAAGAACTTACTTGCAAGGATGGATCCAGGGAGTGATGCTTTATCTGTTAGCAGGTTTATTTGGGCTGAGTTGAGTGACTCACTAGATGATGCTAGGAATGATCTCTTGtatgctccttatatcatgtataTCATTGAGAGGGTGTCCGGCATTGAGTTTAAGAAGGATGTGGAGCATAGGCCATATAGGTTGACTCAGTGGTAG